The following proteins are co-located in the Candidatus Nanosynbacter sp. HMT-352 genome:
- a CDS encoding aminoglycoside phosphotransferase family protein has translation MKTLPDHDKLLTDRALRCAATELNVDSSELRITPVSGGFSLNRRALVSSGDRTIFVKEVDANLLSDEGERELGWLKKDYAVTRLLQKTYPQYVADWTKLADDGYVLMTSSYASSDGWLWQPPTDNSVAERYISTVITAVQELEKIKLPQELIEELQLQPFAARELGLDDGIDQIIADADIRRRLIDNYQKLLPNQLEINQWRCQAIIELLEKRDELIDISVRAKEFAKQTEDCFNHSDVRSDNLAFNPQTGELKLVDWNWASYAPQGSGATEFLVDVARHGHDVTPWLGELNAEMLASFVGFFLIRSLKPSLKPGDNLRQMQALSAAVAYDLL, from the coding sequence ATGAAGACATTGCCAGATCACGATAAATTATTAACCGACAGAGCTTTGCGGTGTGCGGCGACGGAGCTGAACGTTGATTCATCTGAATTACGGATCACGCCAGTAAGTGGCGGCTTTTCGCTTAATCGTCGAGCATTAGTGTCGTCTGGCGATCGAACGATTTTCGTTAAAGAAGTTGATGCTAATTTATTGTCGGATGAGGGTGAGCGGGAATTAGGCTGGCTAAAAAAAGATTATGCAGTAACGCGCTTGTTGCAGAAAACTTATCCGCAATATGTTGCTGATTGGACTAAATTAGCTGATGACGGTTACGTGTTGATGACGAGCAGTTACGCTTCGTCAGATGGGTGGTTGTGGCAACCTCCAACGGATAACTCTGTCGCGGAACGTTATATTTCGACGGTGATAACCGCGGTTCAAGAGTTGGAAAAAATAAAATTGCCACAGGAGTTGATTGAAGAATTGCAACTACAACCGTTTGCGGCGAGAGAGCTTGGTTTAGATGATGGGATTGATCAGATTATTGCTGACGCTGATATTCGTCGTCGGTTGATTGATAACTATCAAAAACTATTGCCAAATCAGTTGGAGATTAATCAGTGGCGTTGTCAGGCTATAATTGAGCTGTTAGAAAAGCGCGATGAGTTAATTGATATTTCGGTGCGCGCTAAAGAATTTGCCAAGCAGACGGAAGATTGCTTTAATCATTCGGATGTTCGTAGTGACAATTTGGCATTTAATCCGCAAACTGGCGAGTTGAAGTTGGTTGACTGGAACTGGGCTTCCTATGCGCCCCAGGGCTCTGGTGCGACAGAATTTCTGGTTGATGTGGCGCGCCATGGCCATGACGTAACGCCGTGGCTAGGTGAGTTGAACGCGGAAATGCTGGCGTCATTTGTCGGATTTTTCCTTATACGTAGCCTCAAGCCATCACTCAAGCCGGGTGATAATCTTCGTCAAATGCAGGCGTTATCAGCGGCTGTTGCTTATGATTTATTGTAA
- a CDS encoding anaerobic ribonucleoside-triphosphate reductase activating protein has product MTMPPNTSDLAPSRQLKVSIGGIQKLSLVDYPGHVAAALFLSGCNMRCGYCHNPELVLPERLVPSLPVDEVMIFLKSRVGRLDGVVISGGEPTVNEDLPELCRMIKKLGFDIKLDTNGTHPDIVRGMVEEGLIDFIAMDVKGPLEKYVEIAARPIDLEAIKENVRLMIDSGIGHEFRTTIVREQLEVSDFEKIGELVKGAKRFALQHFRTGTTISPKFANYHTFTDEEFREAQKIMERYVGECVIH; this is encoded by the coding sequence ATGACGATGCCGCCGAACACCAGCGACTTAGCGCCGTCGCGGCAGCTTAAGGTGTCAATCGGTGGAATTCAGAAGCTGTCGCTCGTGGATTATCCAGGGCACGTGGCGGCAGCTCTGTTTCTCTCTGGTTGCAATATGCGCTGTGGTTATTGCCATAATCCTGAATTGGTATTGCCTGAACGGTTAGTGCCGAGCCTTCCAGTTGATGAAGTGATGATATTTCTAAAATCGCGAGTTGGTCGGTTGGACGGCGTGGTGATTTCTGGCGGTGAGCCAACGGTAAACGAAGATTTGCCGGAGTTATGTCGGATGATTAAGAAACTTGGTTTTGATATTAAATTGGATACCAACGGCACGCATCCAGATATAGTTCGCGGAATGGTCGAAGAAGGGCTGATCGACTTTATTGCGATGGATGTAAAAGGTCCGCTGGAAAAATATGTTGAGATTGCGGCGCGACCGATTGATTTGGAGGCGATTAAGGAGAATGTTCGGTTGATGATTGATTCGGGAATTGGTCACGAATTCCGTACGACAATTGTCCGCGAGCAACTAGAAGTTAGCGATTTTGAGAAGATTGGCGAGCTGGTCAAGGGCGCGAAGAGATTTGCCTTGCAGCATTTTCGCACAGGCACGACAATTAGTCCAAAGTTTGCGAATTACCACACTTTTACTGACGAAGAATTTAGAGAAGCTCAGAAAATAATGGAAAGGTACGTTGGAGAATGCGTGATTCATTAG
- a CDS encoding winged helix-turn-helix domain-containing protein produces MATMTSQEINLTAKEYGVLEYLMRNKGKVLSKEQIEYIVFCCILYNYACKAHLVMIL; encoded by the coding sequence ATGGCGACGATGACCTCGCAGGAGATTAACTTGACCGCTAAGGAATATGGTGTTCTGGAATATTTGATGCGGAACAAAGGTAAGGTTTTATCGAAAGAACAGATAGAATATATAGTTTTTTGTTGTATTTTATACAATTATGCTTGTAAAGCTCATTTAGTAATGATATTGTGA
- a CDS encoding family 16 glycosylhydrolase, translating into MIATAIISGSIFTLPIDNAKSAGSPYPPTDSEYEKVWSDEFNEGSLDTNVWSPYIGGWNASEVQGCYTGSAENINVSGGSLNLIGLYKPGVTCNKGKNKDFTSGFIETRDKKTWTYGYFEARIKMPNNKSTWPAFWMSPNEKRYGDGWPMNGEIDIVETKGSDLDYAAADAHWGKSITNKTHKNSHKSDLPAGFSNTTDWHTYGVKWTEGKLEYFIDGKSYHTVEGFGQPNAANTPHGPFDVPFFLRLNMAIGGTYIDGPGGKWSNAYNVVAEEPGTFPATMSVDYVRVYQKREPKEVEVKDTELRKLLNEKLGEKLGTTRAADQKITDVELEKLTDLNLDNSNITNLTGIEAAKNLKNLSLNHNSISNLSPLAGLTSLKTLSLKENKITDISPLAGLTSLTSLNLEDQRANAKPNDKSFASPLRDLAGNVVSVTNSADVINDTATPGNIQLLSLPANGASTIMNTPWTRSVTIGAVSATFSGTLAIDTSAIPRAVQPQPQPQPQPASPSAAAHNPANKPQNAVSGLLANTGFNVFLGVVATLALVAAGLLILR; encoded by the coding sequence ATGATAGCTACAGCTATTATTAGTGGATCGATATTCACCCTACCTATAGACAATGCCAAAAGCGCAGGAAGTCCATATCCGCCAACAGATAGTGAATATGAGAAAGTCTGGTCAGACGAGTTTAATGAAGGTTCATTAGACACGAATGTGTGGTCTCCATACATAGGAGGCTGGAACGCTAGTGAGGTTCAGGGGTGCTATACAGGCTCCGCGGAAAATATAAACGTCAGTGGAGGTAGCCTAAATCTGATCGGTCTATATAAACCAGGCGTAACCTGTAATAAGGGCAAAAATAAAGATTTTACCTCTGGATTTATAGAAACAAGAGACAAGAAAACCTGGACTTACGGATATTTTGAGGCTCGAATAAAAATGCCAAATAATAAGAGCACCTGGCCAGCATTCTGGATGAGCCCTAATGAAAAAAGATACGGCGACGGGTGGCCTATGAATGGCGAAATCGACATCGTAGAAACAAAGGGCTCTGATTTGGACTATGCTGCCGCGGATGCACACTGGGGAAAATCCATAACCAATAAGACACACAAGAACAGCCACAAATCGGACCTACCGGCAGGCTTTTCAAATACTACTGACTGGCATACATATGGAGTAAAATGGACCGAAGGAAAGCTAGAATACTTCATTGATGGAAAAAGCTATCATACAGTTGAAGGATTTGGTCAACCAAATGCCGCAAACACACCGCACGGACCATTCGACGTACCATTCTTCCTGCGTCTTAACATGGCAATTGGCGGTACTTATATCGACGGCCCTGGTGGTAAATGGTCGAATGCCTACAATGTCGTAGCAGAAGAACCAGGCACATTCCCTGCAACTATGTCAGTTGACTACGTTCGTGTATATCAAAAGCGAGAGCCTAAAGAGGTTGAAGTCAAAGACACGGAACTGCGCAAGCTGCTCAATGAAAAACTAGGAGAAAAACTTGGTACAACTCGTGCGGCAGATCAAAAAATTACTGACGTAGAGTTGGAAAAATTGACAGATCTTAACTTAGATAACTCAAACATTACCAACCTAACTGGAATAGAAGCCGCCAAGAATCTTAAGAATTTGTCGTTAAATCACAACTCAATCTCAAATCTAAGCCCACTGGCTGGACTGACTTCTCTGAAAACTCTATCACTTAAAGAAAACAAGATTACAGATATAAGCCCACTGGCTGGACTGACTTCTCTAACTTCACTGAATCTTGAAGACCAGCGAGCTAATGCTAAACCTAACGACAAATCGTTTGCTTCACCATTGAGAGATTTGGCAGGAAACGTAGTTTCCGTGACCAACTCAGCAGACGTTATTAACGACACAGCGACTCCTGGAAACATTCAGTTGCTATCACTGCCAGCCAACGGAGCATCCACTATCATGAATACCCCTTGGACAAGAAGCGTAACAATCGGGGCAGTTTCAGCTACGTTTAGCGGTACTCTAGCCATTGACACATCAGCAATCCCTAGAGCGGTTCAGCCACAACCTCAGCCACAGCCACAGCCTGCTAGTCCATCAGCTGCCGCCCACAATCCAGCTAATAAGCCTCAAAATGCTGTAAGTGGTCTACTCGCAAACACAGGATTTAATGTCTTCTTAGGTGTTGTCGCCACTCTAGCATTAGTTGCTGCAGGACTATTAATTCTACGCTAA
- a CDS encoding glycoside hydrolase family 16 protein, with amino-acid sequence MIAGLVVSGSLLTLPTVQAKNTVSDDYPLNDSANWNQEPVWRDEFNGTSLDAESWNVRSGGWGANHVQSCYRNREENVNVKDGSLNLVGLYKPGEKCSGNEKSGNFTSGFVETKGKKAWTYGYIEARIKMPNNKSTWPGFWMSPNGSTYGSWPRSGEIDIVETKGSNLNYAAADAHWGLSTGNKKHAQGRDLPAVFKDTTEWHTYGVKWTEGKLEYYIDGVKFHTVNGFGQPNAADTPYGPFDKPFFLRLNLAIGGDYIDGQGSKWSNAYNALAKYPKSFPATMSIDYVRVYERRTAKEVNVPDNNLRTQLNKKLSTVLSTNRKDDQKITDVELEKLTDLNLDAADNASEADKIHDITGLEAAKNLKTLSLKNNSVFDLRAVSNIKSLKSINLTINR; translated from the coding sequence ATGATAGCTGGATTAGTTGTCAGTGGATCACTACTTACCTTGCCAACCGTACAAGCTAAGAATACTGTTAGCGATGATTATCCACTAAATGATAGCGCCAACTGGAATCAAGAGCCTGTTTGGCGTGATGAATTTAATGGCACGTCATTAGACGCAGAATCTTGGAATGTGCGCAGTGGCGGATGGGGTGCGAACCACGTTCAAAGTTGCTATAGAAATAGAGAAGAAAACGTGAATGTTAAAGATGGCAGTCTAAATCTGGTTGGGTTATATAAGCCAGGCGAAAAGTGTAGTGGCAATGAAAAAAGCGGCAATTTCACCTCTGGATTCGTAGAAACGAAGGGCAAAAAAGCTTGGACTTACGGCTATATTGAGGCGCGCATAAAAATGCCAAATAATAAGAGTACTTGGCCTGGTTTTTGGATGAGCCCTAATGGATCTACATACGGCAGCTGGCCTCGCAGTGGTGAAATTGACATCGTGGAAACTAAAGGCTCTAACTTAAATTACGCCGCCGCAGACGCTCACTGGGGACTTTCAACAGGCAATAAAAAACATGCTCAAGGTAGAGATTTGCCAGCTGTATTTAAAGATACTACAGAGTGGCACACTTACGGCGTAAAATGGACTGAAGGAAAATTGGAATATTACATTGACGGTGTAAAGTTCCACACCGTCAACGGATTCGGTCAGCCAAACGCAGCAGACACGCCTTACGGTCCATTCGACAAGCCATTCTTCTTGCGTCTTAACTTAGCAATCGGTGGTGACTACATTGACGGTCAAGGTAGTAAATGGTCAAACGCTTACAATGCCCTAGCTAAATATCCAAAGTCATTCCCAGCAACTATGTCAATCGATTACGTCCGTGTATACGAAAGACGAACAGCTAAGGAAGTCAATGTACCAGATAACAATTTGCGCACCCAACTTAATAAAAAACTGTCAACAGTACTTAGTACTAATCGTAAAGACGATCAAAAAATTACTGACGTAGAGTTGGAAAAATTGACAGATCTTAACTTGGATGCAGCCGACAACGCGTCAGAAGCAGATAAGATTCACGATATAACGGGATTAGAGGCAGCTAAAAACCTTAAGACTTTATCTCTTAAGAACAACTCTGTCTTCGACCTAAGAGCAGTTTCTAACATCAAATCTCTAAAGTCAATAAACCTAACGATTAATCGCTAA
- a CDS encoding ribonucleoside triphosphate reductase, producing MYKSIKKRDGRTAKFDRKKIEKAIEKAGLETGEFDAAQAVELTDKVLGVLETRNQKRLPSVEDIQDIVEDALIDSKFKKTAKAYIIYRDQHKKLREITSNAHVDLIDKYLENLDWKVNENSNMGYSLQGLNNYVSAEITKTYWLDKIYTSKIGQAHKEGDLHIHDLNLLSVYCVGWDLTDLLQEGFTGVAGKVASKPAKHFRSALGQVVNFFYTLQGEAAGAQAFSDFDTLLAPFIRADKLSYEEVKQAIQEFVFNVNVPTRVGFQTPFTNITLDLECPKHMADNPVIIGGEMQDTTYGEYQEEMNMLNKALLEVLSEGDANGRVFTFPIPTVNITKDFNWDNPVIESLWEASAKYGIPYFSNFINSDMDPEDARSMCCRLRIDNRQLEYRGGGLFGSNPMTGSVGVVTINLPRLALKSKNEKEFFNGLAELMDMAKDSLETKRKVLERLTDANLYPYTKFYLRNIKQRFNQYWKNHFSTIGLIGTNEAALNLLGVDIGTEKGKAFAEKTLDFMRDRLVEYQKETGNNYNLEATPAEGTTYRLAQLDKASFPDRAHFANGIGAEVKCPFYTNSSHLPVNYTDDLFELMDLQDNLQTKYTGGTVIHFFLGERMDDPQTLKKLVKTICENYKLPYFTFSPSFSICKNHGYIVGEHPECPKCGEATEVYSRVVGFLRPVSQWNKGKQAEFEMREHYDDAAEHQRLSAVAAA from the coding sequence ATGTATAAATCAATTAAAAAACGCGACGGTCGAACTGCTAAATTTGATCGGAAAAAAATTGAAAAAGCAATTGAAAAAGCAGGACTGGAAACTGGTGAATTTGACGCCGCTCAAGCAGTTGAATTGACCGACAAGGTTTTGGGAGTTTTGGAAACTCGTAACCAAAAGCGTCTACCAAGCGTTGAAGATATTCAGGACATTGTTGAGGATGCGTTGATTGACTCTAAGTTTAAGAAGACTGCAAAGGCGTACATTATTTACCGCGATCAGCATAAAAAATTGCGCGAAATTACCTCTAATGCACACGTTGATTTGATTGATAAATATCTGGAAAATTTGGACTGGAAAGTTAATGAAAACTCTAATATGGGCTACAGTCTTCAGGGTTTGAATAACTATGTTTCAGCGGAAATTACGAAGACTTACTGGCTGGATAAGATTTATACATCGAAGATTGGACAAGCTCACAAAGAAGGCGACTTGCACATTCACGACCTTAACTTGCTAAGCGTTTATTGTGTTGGTTGGGACTTGACTGACTTATTACAAGAAGGATTTACTGGCGTTGCTGGTAAGGTTGCCTCTAAGCCGGCTAAGCATTTCCGATCAGCGCTTGGTCAAGTCGTGAACTTCTTTTATACATTACAGGGCGAAGCGGCTGGTGCGCAGGCTTTTTCTGATTTTGATACACTATTAGCACCGTTTATTCGCGCCGATAAATTGAGCTATGAAGAAGTAAAACAGGCTATTCAAGAATTCGTCTTTAATGTTAATGTGCCGACTCGTGTTGGTTTTCAGACGCCGTTTACCAACATTACACTTGACCTTGAATGTCCAAAGCATATGGCAGATAATCCAGTGATTATTGGTGGCGAAATGCAGGACACGACTTATGGCGAATATCAAGAAGAAATGAATATGCTAAACAAGGCGCTGCTGGAGGTTCTTTCTGAAGGCGACGCTAATGGTCGAGTCTTTACGTTCCCGATCCCAACAGTTAATATCACCAAGGACTTCAATTGGGACAATCCGGTGATTGAAAGTTTGTGGGAGGCTAGCGCTAAATACGGCATTCCGTACTTCTCAAACTTTATTAATTCCGACATGGATCCAGAAGATGCGCGCTCGATGTGCTGTCGATTGCGAATTGATAATCGTCAATTGGAATATCGTGGCGGTGGACTGTTTGGTTCAAACCCAATGACCGGTTCGGTCGGTGTGGTAACGATAAACTTGCCGCGACTGGCGCTAAAATCCAAGAACGAAAAAGAATTCTTTAATGGATTGGCTGAACTTATGGATATGGCAAAAGACAGTTTGGAAACCAAGCGTAAAGTTTTGGAGCGATTGACCGACGCTAATTTGTATCCGTACACCAAGTTTTATTTGCGAAACATTAAGCAACGCTTCAATCAATATTGGAAGAACCATTTTTCAACTATCGGTTTGATCGGCACAAATGAGGCGGCGCTTAATTTGCTGGGCGTTGATATTGGCACGGAAAAAGGTAAGGCTTTTGCTGAGAAAACGCTTGATTTTATGCGTGATCGTTTGGTGGAATATCAGAAGGAAACTGGCAATAATTACAATCTTGAGGCAACACCAGCTGAAGGCACAACTTATCGATTGGCACAACTTGATAAAGCCAGCTTCCCAGATCGAGCACACTTTGCCAACGGAATTGGCGCGGAAGTTAAATGTCCGTTTTATACCAACTCTAGCCACTTGCCAGTTAATTACACGGACGATTTGTTTGAGTTGATGGATCTTCAGGACAATTTGCAAACCAAATACACGGGCGGCACGGTGATTCACTTCTTCTTAGGTGAGCGCATGGATGATCCGCAAACTTTGAAAAAATTGGTGAAGACAATTTGCGAAAATTACAAATTGCCATACTTTACGTTCAGCCCAAGCTTCTCAATTTGTAAGAATCACGGCTATATTGTTGGTGAGCATCCAGAATGTCCAAAGTGTGGTGAAGCGACTGAAGTTTACTCACGTGTGGTTGGTTTCTTGCGTCCAGTTTCTCAATGGAATAAGGGCAAGCAAGCGGAATTTGAAATGAGGGAGCATTATGACGATGCCGCCGAACACCAGCGACTTAGCGCCGTCGCGGCAGCTTAA
- a CDS encoding class F sortase translates to MVRGERNIRNLQTPPKARGRVVVPRRRLMSDIVVNVTDSVNMKHAANITHHSVSTKTKQPRQCIKSKKPTLINKKLTRAARLLDIYGESVFAGDFRGSKHRYIKQSLRNILGGNFRKKLPGVIAVILLTISIYSFVDSWLLNSRIKNAVNGAPVTARSDDSNDRRSSEGKDETKVSNDAIAKYRVAADLPRVITIEKLGVKARVLQMSVNSDGSMQSPVNIFDAGWYTGSVKPGQLGASIIIGHASGTTLGGIFNKLESLNTGDTISVERGDGKILRYQVIKKQTVKLSDVDMNSFIRPADGVSEGLNLMTCAGEWIKNSQTRDRRVMVFTKRI, encoded by the coding sequence ATGGTACGGGGAGAACGAAATATACGCAATTTACAGACACCGCCAAAGGCTAGGGGTCGAGTGGTTGTACCGCGACGCAGGCTGATGAGTGATATTGTTGTAAATGTGACTGATAGTGTGAATATGAAGCATGCTGCGAATATTACTCATCATTCTGTGTCGACTAAAACAAAACAGCCTCGGCAGTGTATAAAATCAAAGAAACCTACGCTAATTAATAAAAAACTGACTCGAGCAGCCCGCTTGCTAGATATCTATGGAGAGTCTGTGTTTGCCGGTGATTTTCGGGGTAGTAAGCATAGATATATTAAGCAATCTTTGCGAAATATTTTAGGCGGTAATTTTCGTAAAAAGCTTCCTGGCGTAATTGCAGTTATTCTATTGACAATCTCGATATATTCATTTGTTGATTCTTGGCTGTTGAATAGTCGAATAAAGAACGCCGTTAATGGGGCGCCAGTAACAGCACGCAGCGATGATTCTAATGATCGTAGAAGTAGTGAAGGTAAAGATGAAACTAAAGTATCTAATGATGCTATTGCCAAATATAGGGTTGCTGCAGATTTGCCGCGAGTCATCACCATTGAGAAGTTGGGGGTTAAGGCTAGGGTTTTGCAAATGAGCGTCAATTCGGACGGTTCAATGCAGTCACCTGTCAACATCTTTGATGCTGGATGGTATACCGGCAGTGTTAAGCCAGGTCAGTTAGGCGCATCAATAATTATTGGGCATGCGTCCGGTACAACATTGGGTGGAATTTTTAATAAACTAGAATCTCTAAATACCGGTGATACGATTAGTGTCGAGCGTGGCGACGGTAAAATACTGCGTTATCAGGTGATAAAAAAACAAACAGTTAAATTATCTGATGTGGATATGAATAGTTTTATTCGGCCAGCTGATGGCGTATCTGAGGGTCTGAATTTGATGACGTGCGCAGGGGAATGGATAAAAAATTCCCAAACTCGTGATCGTCGAGTGATGGTATTTACTAAGCGGATTTAA
- a CDS encoding ferredoxin--NADP reductase, giving the protein MRDSLEVEIVRVRQENPEVKTLYFARPFDFTAGQYITVFIDGSSVREGKAYSISSTPDDELISITVKNVGGEFSSYLCSRNVGDKLQISHAYGDFNPQTESPLVGIAAGCGLSPIWSVMASSSQPTFLYFSQKSPEYMVFGNELAASNIKVKKFSTRQQIEEKDGWFNGRFNVEKIVHETPEDAHFLVCGSLPFVRDVWQKLSAAGVSELKISTETFFEQ; this is encoded by the coding sequence ATGCGTGATTCATTAGAGGTTGAAATTGTGCGCGTCCGTCAGGAAAATCCTGAAGTGAAGACGTTATATTTTGCGCGACCGTTCGACTTTACCGCCGGACAATATATTACGGTTTTTATTGATGGTAGCAGCGTGCGTGAAGGGAAGGCTTATAGCATTTCTTCTACTCCTGACGATGAGCTAATATCAATTACTGTGAAGAATGTTGGTGGTGAATTTTCTAGCTATTTATGTTCACGGAATGTTGGCGATAAATTACAAATTAGCCACGCTTATGGCGATTTTAATCCGCAAACAGAAAGTCCTTTGGTCGGAATTGCTGCGGGCTGTGGGCTTAGTCCAATTTGGAGTGTTATGGCAAGTTCTAGTCAGCCGACGTTTTTATATTTTAGCCAAAAATCGCCAGAATATATGGTTTTTGGAAATGAGCTAGCGGCGTCAAATATTAAAGTGAAGAAGTTCAGTACTCGCCAGCAGATTGAGGAAAAAGATGGTTGGTTTAACGGTCGATTTAATGTGGAAAAAATTGTTCACGAAACGCCAGAAGATGCGCATTTTTTGGTCTGTGGAAGTTTGCCATTTGTTAGAGATGTTTGGCAAAAATTATCCGCCGCCGGCGTAAGTGAATTGAAGATTTCAACGGAGACGTTTTTTGAGCAATGA